In Gallus gallus isolate bGalGal1 chromosome 6, bGalGal1.mat.broiler.GRCg7b, whole genome shotgun sequence, a single genomic region encodes these proteins:
- the FRMPD2 gene encoding tyrosine-protein phosphatase non-receptor type 20 isoform X6, translating into MAGQDYQGIISNTSDGSQKYAGYEGCRRESQQSESDSWNNEDYDMSHRTSILPRSRTFVSEDEPTHLINFKSSPTRIRPRTGIRHFIQGIKSRIENQEVLKEFMALEHVKPVDDCRTAKAPENRDKNRYQDILPYDKTRVPLGENNGYINASYIRTKVGEEEHFYIITQGPLPSTVADFWQMVWESESDLIAMMTKEVELGKVKSHRYWPEPPHDSINLANFQLRLDSYQILEYFIIRIIEMINKQTDERRIVSHLQFTTWPDHSSAKLSEQLVKFICYMRKAHRRGPVVAHCSAGIGRSGVLLCVEILLSYIEKDLYFNIKHIVRDLREQRFGMIESKDQYLFCYEFVLQVLQNLQAVDSY; encoded by the exons ATGGCAGGACAAGATTATCAGGGTATCATCAGTAACACTTCAGATGG ATCACAGAAGTACGCAGGATATGAAGGCTGCAGAAGAGAGAGTCAGCAGTCTGAGTCAGACAGCTGGAACAATGAAGATTATGATATGTCCCACAGGACTTCCATTCTACCTAGAA GCAGAACCTTTGTTTCAGAAGATGAACCGACTCATTTAATTAACTTTAAATCCTCACCAACCAGAATACGTCCAAGGACTGGCATCAGACATTTTATTCAAGGCATTAAGTCACGGATTGAAAATCAGGAGGTCTTGAAAGAGTTTATG GCTTTAGAACATGTGAAGCCAGTAGATGACTGCAGAACTGCCAAAGCACCAGAAAACCGGGATAAAAACAGATATCAAGATATTCTTCCAT ATGATAAGACACGCGTTCCCCTGGGAGAAAATAACGGCTACATTAATGCAAGTTATATTAGAACGAAAGTTGGAGAAGAGGAACATTTCTATATTATAACTCAAGGGCCTCTGCCTTCTACTGTGGCTGATTTCTGGCAGATGGTTTGGGAGAGTGAATCAGATCTGATTGCCATGATGACAAAAGAAGTGGAGCTAGGAAAAGTGAAAAGTCATCGATACTGGCCTGAACCTCCACATGACTCCATAAATCTGGCTAATTTTCAACTCAGGCTGGACAGTTACCAGATTCTGGAATACTTCATAATTAGAATAATAGAAATGATCAACAAACAG acagaTGAAAGGCGAATTGTAAGTCATTTGCAGTTTACCACTTGGCCAGACCACAGTAGTGCCAAACTGTCTGAGCAGCTTGTAAAATTTATTTGTTATATGAGGAAAGCTCACAGGAGAGGACCTGTTGttgctcactgcagtgctgggataGGAAGAAGTggagttttgctttgtgttgaaATTCTTCTGAGCTACATAGAAAAAGATCTCTAT TTTAACATCAAGCATATAGTCAGAGATTTGAGAGAACAGCGGTTTGGCATGATCGAAAGTAAG GATCAGTATTTATTCTGTTATGAATTCGTTCTGCAAGTCCTTCAGAACCTTCAAGCAGTGGATTCCTACTGA